CTTGAAAAACAGTAAAATGAAATTAAAAATATCTGTAATGATAAATATGTTTCTTGTTTGCATATTAACAATAAATGCTCAAGAAAATAATACACACAAAGGTTTATATACAGCAATCGGTTATGAGTTTGGTTTAACTGATGTTGTAATGAATAAAATAGCAATGCCATTTACAGAAAGTGATATATCTAATAATTTTAATAACTCACTTTCATTAACTGCAATTTATAAAACAGCATGTAAAGTACAAGTTAAATTAGGGTATATGGCTTCGTATGCGACGTTGACAATAAACGGGCTTAATGAAGGAAAGAGTTTTACTGTAAATAATAATTATTTTATGCATACCGTTTTATTAGGAGCTGGGTATAACATCTCTTTAAAAAAAGATTTAGATCTAATGATAGGTTTAGGATCTTCTATTTCTTTTGTTAACTATACTAACTATGAAGAAGAAAAAGGAAATGCAGATGATAAAATTATAGGTACTAATAATTCGATTAATCGGGGGAATGTATATTTAGTACCTGAATTATCACTTACAAAATACTTTAAAAATAAGAATATGATAACACTAGGAGCAAAGTACTATTTATCTGGCAATGATTATTTTTTAGAAGGAAGCGTTCAGAATATTAAAAATTCAGTAAAAACAAACCAAGTTAATTTTTCTACTCAAAATAATCAAATAGCAGTATATATAAACTACGGATTTAACTTTAAAAATATGTTCTAACTATTTTATTAAATTTGATGCCCAAAAAAAGCCTGATATTTTTTTTTATCAGGCTTTTTTTTATAAATGAAATAATAAGTTTAATCACCATCATTATCTGTTGGAAGTACAGTAACAGATAAAGTACTTGTTATATCTACAGAGAATAGTATACTTAAGTCTTTTAAGTTATTGTAAATAGGTCTTACACTTTCTGGATTGGTACTTATTGCTTCAAAAAGTGTACTATTTAAAGTAGTAATCTCTTGTTCAATATTACTAAACTTTATAGCTATTTCATTTGAAATTTCTTCTGAAGTATTAATCGCATTTACCATGGTTGCGAAATTAGTAGTACTGTTAAAGTAAAGATTTTTAACCTCAGCTAACATTGCTTGTATTAATAGTAAAGAGTTTTTACTTCTATAGGCTTGTAAGTTTGTAGGAACAGTATTGTTAGATTTTTCAAAACCAGCTGTTTTTCCAATTTTAGTAACTTTGGCTACATCTAACACGTTAATTATTTGATTTATACTTAAACATTTAGCGTTATTTGTACAAATAGAACCATTGGCAGCTATAAAGGTGTCTTTATAACCGTTTTCCCAGGTGTCAATGATTGTATTAGAAAGTCTAATAAGTTCTTGGTTAACACCAGCTAGATAAGCTATTCTATACGAATCGTTTAATAAAAGTGTTTTAGCCTCTATAGAATTTTGATTGCTAAAAAGTAAATATTCTATAGTAGCAAGCCCTTTTACAGTAGTACTTTGTGTTGAAAAATATGACTCGTTATAAACAGTTTTATCTATAATATTTTTTTCAATAGAACTTATGTTTACAGGGTAGTTATAAATGCTTATGTTATAAAAATTTTCTTTAATTACTCCTAAATTATAAATTTCATATTTTGAATATGCTTTTGCAGAAGTTAACCATTGAGAAAGTAATTTTTCATAATCTTCATCACTTTTTGATGCTTGAAAATTTGTAATATTGGTCTGTTGGGTTTCTAGAGCTATTTTTAAGTTCTTTATACTTGGTAAGATATTGTCTGAGTAATAAGTTTCAAAAAAAGCATTATTCATTACAGGCTCTTCATCTTCACTTTTACAAGTAATTATAGCAGTTAGTATAATTATTCCTAATAATATTTTTTTCATTTTATAAAGAGTTTAAGTATTGTAATAATTCTTCTCGTTCAGTTTTTGTTTTTTGTTTAAAACTTTCTTTTGAGCTTTCTGCTTCACCATTATGCCATAAAATAGCTTCTTCTATGTTTCTAGCTCTACCGTCGTGTAGTAAAAACGTGTGCCCATTTACAGCTTCAATAAGTCCTAACCCCCATAAAGGTTGTGTTCTCCATTCATTACCGTTAGCTAAAAAATCAGCTCTGTTGTCAGCTAATTCATCACCCATGTCATGAAGTAAAAAGTCAGAAAATGGGCTTATTTTAATATTATTTATCTGTGATAAAATTTCATTAGCACCTGTTGTAAAATTATCTACGTGACAAGAAACACATTTTAAATCTCTAAAATGTTTCTTTCCTTTAAGTACAGCTTCTTCTTTGTAATTTCTTCTCTTTGGTACAGATATAGCAGCCATGTATAATGCTATTCGGCTAAATTGTTTATCTGGTACTTCAACATTTTCTCCTGGGTTATTACCATTAAATAACTGTGAGCAATCTACCCCGTCAGGACAATTTTCATCTGGAAAAATTGATGTTGTTAAGCCCATATCTCCATTAAAAGCTCCTGCTACTTGTTGGTTTAGAGTGGGCTGGTTTGATTTCCATCCAAATTTACCTATAGTAAGCTTATCTTTTTTAACATTCCAAACATAATTTGCTCTTCCAGAAATCCCATCGTTATTAGTATCATTGGGGTCAGCATTTTCTAAAATACTAGCTTCAGAAAGGGCGTCTATAAAACCAAGACCAATTAATTGTTGCCCTATTCTTGGAGATGTTTGTACGCCAACTAGACTACCGTAATTTTCATTGATAATTGTATAGTTTGGTTTTCTTAATTCATAAGTACTACCATCAGCATACGTACCTTTTATATACGAAAAAACTACTTGAATACTAGCTTCTTTTTTAAGGCCTAAGTTAGACCTGTCTTGTAACTGTCCTCCATATGTTCCATGGCCAATTGGCCCTGTAGTAACTGAGTTTCCAGTACTTAAGCGGATTAATAAACCTTTTGAACTGGCACCTGTTTCTAAAATTGGCTCACCTCTTCCATCATTTAAATGACAAGCACTACATGCTCTTGCATTAAAAATAGGACCTAAACCATCTCTAGAAGTTGTGGTGGCAGGAGACGAAACCCAACTTTGGTTAAACATTGCATCACCAATACCAAAAAAAGAGGATTGTAAATTAGATAAAGAAGGAATACCTCTACCAAAGGCTTTATCAGCATTAAAAGCCTCTATAGATAACTCTGAAACTAAGTTTTCTTCTCCTAATTCGTATTCAAATTCAACAGGTTTATATACATCATCATCTTTAGAGCAAGATATTAATATAAATAATATGGTAATAAAAAAAATATTATTTTTCATGTAAATATTGTAAACAATAAAACTGAAACTAGAGAATTTCTAGTTTCAGTTTCTTAATTAAATATATAAGTTATATTAGTCTATCGTAATACTAACTCCTAATGTAGTCGCAACTTCAGCAATAGCAACTCCTTGAGATTTTAAAGCATTTGATAGTTGTATCGCTGGTCCATTACTAGTAAGCGTTTCTTGAGAAATAATTTCATCAAAAGTTTTATTTAATGCTAAAAGAGCATCTAACTTATTTAAAGTTGTTTGTGCTTTCGTTTCTAAGTTAGTAGAAATCTCTATGTTTAAAGTTTTGGTTATAGCAGTTAAAGAAACTCCTGATATTTTTGTTCCATCGGCTCTTTTATAAGAACCAATAATTACATTGTTAATTCCATTAACGTTAGCCCACATATCTTGATTCGTATTGTCAGAAAAACAAGAATGTTCATTTTCTTGACCTTCTTCTACAGCTGGTATAATTCTTTCTAAAGCAATTTCTCCGTTAGAAATAAAACCAACACCATTTAAAATATTTTTTAAAGCAGTAGCTTCATTTAATTTAGCAAATGCTGTTCTGTATAAGCCTCCAATAGCCCAAGTATTTCTTAAATCGTTTAAATCATTAATTAATAAATTAGTTACAATTTGTAAATACTGTTTTCTTCTTTCAGCAAAATTTGCAGTTGTATAATCAGTATAACCTCTTTGACCAGCAGCTGCATAATTATCTTGTTTATGCGTAGTTGGGTTGTAATTTAAATCTTGCCCCCATAATAAAAACTCAATGGCATGCCATCCAGTAGCAACATTATCTGCCAAGTTGTTAAATTCATTTTTCCCTATAATACTTGCTTCAGTTAAAGCAAAATTAGCATCACCAATTAAACCATTTTGTACTGCACCTCCTTTGTTATCAGAAACATAATCGATAAAACCTTCATCTAAAGGCCATGCATTAATACGACCTTCAGTATTTAATATACCGTCAATAGACCCTAAGTCTTCATTATCTATAGGACCATTAGCAGCACGAAAAGCTTCTGTTTGTCCGTAAAAATCTCTTGCATACAACCAAGCATTTTGCGCAGCTTTATGTGTTTCTTCAGTTGGTGTCGCTAAAAAAGCATCAATTTTTGTTTTCATTGTCGCTGCTGTAGTGTATGCATCATCATAATTAGCGGCAGCAATGTTCGCATAGTTTTCTATAAACTTAGCTTTTGTAGGTGTATCTTTAATGTTTTCGTTGTCATCTGAACATGATGTCATAGCAATAGCTACTAAACATAATCCTAATATTTTCTTCATTACTTGTTTATTTAGATTTATTTAAAATAAAGTGCAAATATATTTTAGTTTTTTCATTATTCAAAGGTTATTTAGACTTATTTAAAATAAAGTACTTTTAATTACTTTATTGTTTATTCATTTTACCTTTTTTAGGATAAAAGGACATTGCAGAATCAATTTAATTAGATTAAAGAATAATAGACTATTATGTTTTGAATTTAAATATCTTACTATTTAGATTTAATTTAAACAATAAAGATAGATATGTTAACGTTAAATTAAGGTGGAGTTATCTTTATAAGTCGTATCTTTGCATGCAATTAATTAACAACCCACTAAATTAATTGCACATGCAAGCTCACCAATCAAAAATTATAGGCGAAGGTTTAACATATGATGATGTTTTATTAATACCAGCTTATTCTGAAATACTTCCAAGAGAAGTTTCTATTCAAACAAAATTCACTAAAAATATAACGATTAATGTACCTATAATATCTGCAGCTATGGATACAGTTACTGAATCGGCTATGGCAATTGCAATGGCTAGAGAAGGAGGTATAGGAGTGTTGCATAAAAATATGACGATTGAGCAGCAAGCTCAAGAAGTTCGTAAAGTAAAGCGTGCAGAGTCAGGTATGATTATCGATCCAGTTACCTTACCATTAACAGCTGTTGTTTATGATGCTAAAATGTTAATGAAAGAACATAGCATCGGTGGGATTCCTGTTGTTGATGAAAATGGTATTTTAAAAGGAATTGTAACCAATCGCGATTTACGTTTCGAGCATAAAAACGATAGAGCTATTGTTGAAGTAATGACTAAAGAAAATTTAGTTACCGCAGCAGTAGGAACTTCATTAAAATCAGCCGAAAGTATTTTACAAGAAAATAAAATTGAAAAATTATTAATTGTAGATGATAACTATAAACTTTCAGGATTAATTACATTTAGAGATATTACTAAAGTTACTCAGAAACCAATAGCAAATAAAGATACTTACGGACGTTTACGTGTTGCAGCTGCATTGGGAGTTACTGCTGATGCCGTTGTAAGAGCTGAAGCTTTAGTAAAAGCAGGAGTTGATGCAGTTATTATTGATACAGCTCATGGTCATACCAAAGGTGTGGTGAATGTATTAAAAGAAGTAAAAGCTAAGTTTCCTGAATTAGATGTTATTGTAGGTAACATTGCTACACCAGAAGCTGCTAAATACTTAGTTGAAGCTGGAGCAGATGCTGTAAAAGTAGGTATCGGACCAGGTTCTATTTGTACAACGCGAGTTGTAGCAGGAGTTGGGTTTCCTCAGTTTTCTGCAGTATTAGAAGTTGCAGCAGCAATAAAAGGTAGTGGAGTACCAGTAATTGCAGATGGAGGAATTCGTTATACGGGTGATATCCCAAAGGCAATTGCAGCAGGTGCAGATTGTGTAATGTTAGGATCTTTATTAGCAGGAACAAAAGAATCTCCAGGTGAAACTATTATTTATGAAGGACGTAAGTTTAAGTCTTACAGAGGTATGGGATCGGTAGAGGCAATGAAACAAGGATCTAAAGATCGTTATTTTCAAGATGTTGAAGATGATATTAAAAAATTAGTACCAGAGGGTATTGTTGGTAGAGTACCATATAAAGGTGAATTAGAAGAAAGCATTCATCAATTTGTAGGTGGTTTAAGAGCTGGTATGGGGTATTGTGGTTCTAGTGATATAGAAACATTAAAAAGTACAGGTAAGTTTGTACGTATAACAGCAAGTGGAATTAATGAGAGCCATCCACATGATGTAGCGATTACTAAAGAAGCTCCAAATTATAGTAGAAGGTAATTTTTTTATAAAATTTATAAAAGCAAACGCTGTTAATTTAATAATTAACAGCGTTTTTTTGTGCTTTTATTTGATATAGTATGTCGTAATTGTTTTAAAATGAGAATTACTTTTTTAAGAAGTGCTGATAGTTAAAAAGATATTTAAGCGGCTTATATATCAATCAAGGAATAAATAAATTAATAATTTTAATAAAAACAGAGAAAACATCATTGAAACGTACATTTTACCACCTTGTATTCTACGCGGTTTTTCTTACTTTAGCAATCGCAAATAAATAATTTACAATGGACCTTAACTTTAACAAGAATGAAGATCACAATAAACTTTTAGCATCAGATTTACGAAGACGTTTTGCTAAAGTTAAACTCGGAGGAGGACAAAAGCGTATTGATAAACATCATGCAAAAGGAAAATTAACTGCTAGAGAGCGTGTTGATTATCTTTTAGATGACAATGCTAAATCAATAGAAATTGGAGCTTTTGCGGGTGAAAACATGTATAAGGAACATGGTGGGTGTCCTTCTGGTGGTGTTGTTGTAAAAATGGGATACGTAAGTGGTAAACAATGTATTGTTGTAGCCAATGACGCAACTGTTAAAGCAGGTGCTTGGTTTCCTATTACCGGAAAAAAGAACTTAAGAGCTCAAGAAATATCTATAGAAAACAAGTTGCCAATTATATATTTGGTAGATTCTGCAGGGGTATACCTTCCTTTACAAGATGAAATTTTTCCAGATAAAGAACATTTTGGGCGAATTTTTAGAAACAACGCAGTTATGAGTAGTATGGGAATTACCCAAATTTCTGCTGTAATGGGAAGTTGTGTTGCAGGTGGAGCTTATTTACCAATTATGAGCGATGAAGCTATGATTGTTGATAAAACAGCAAGTATCTTTCTTGCAGGAAGCTATTTAGTGAAAGCTGCAATAGGTGAAAGTATTGATAATGAAACATTAGGTGGAGCAACTACGCATTGTGAAATTTCGGGTGTTACTGACTATAAAGCGAAAGATGATAAAGATGCTTTAGATAAAATAAAGTTTATTGTTGATAAGATAGGGGATTACGACAAAGCAGGGTTTAGCCGTAAAGAAGCTTTCCCTCCAAAAGAAAATGAAGAAGATATTTTTGGTATTCTTCCGAAGGAAAGAAATGCACAATACGACATGTTAGAGATCATCCATCGTTTGGTTGATAATTCTGAATTTGAACAATATAAAGAGGGGTACGGTAAAACTATTATTACAGGTTATGGTCGCATTGATGGTTGGGCAGTCGGTATTGTTGCTAATCAACGAAAGTTAGTAAAAACTAAAAAAGGAGAAATGCAATTTGGTGGCGTTATTTATAACGATTCAGCAGATAAGTCAACTCGTTTTATAGCGAACTGTAATCAGAAAAAAATTCCATTAGTATTTTTACAAGATGTTACTGGTTTTATGGTTGGATCTAAATCTGAACATGGAGGAATTATAAAAGACGGAGCTAAAATGGTGAATGCAGTAAGTAACTCTGTTGTACCAAAATTTACAATCATTATTGGTAATTCTTACGGAGCAGGTAACTATGCAATGTGCGGTAAAGCTTATGATCCAAGACTTATTGCTGCGTGGCCTAGTGCCGAATTAGCTGTAATGAGTGGGAATTCTGCTGCTAAAGTTTTATTGCAAATAGAAACTGCATCTTTAAAAAAGCGAGGAGAAGAAATTACGCCAGAAAAAGAAGCGGAGTTATTTGATAAAATAAAATCTCGTTACGATGACCAAATCTCACCATATTATGCAGCCGCAAGAATTTGGACAGATGGCATTATTAATCCATTAGATACTAGAACTTGGATTTCTATGGGAATTGAAGCTGCAAATCATGCGCCAATTGAAAAAAAATTTAATTTAGGAATCATTCAAGTATAATTTCACACATCATTAGTTATGAGAAAGAAAATTTTATGGACTATCTTAATAGCCTTTCTTGGCTTTTTAGCATACCAAACTTACATTTTCACGCTTGCTGAAGAAGATAATATTAAACCTATTTATCTTATACCTAATGATGCAGTTTTTATTCTTGACACCGAAAGACCTATTGACACTTGGGATGAAATTAGTGCCAGTGATATTTGGAAACACTTACAAAAAAACACCTTTTTTAATGACATTAGCAAGAGTTTAAATACACTTGATAAAGTTGTTAAAGAACAAAAAAGTATCCTTAATTTTATTGGAGAACGTGATGTTCTTATTTCTGCTCATGTTTACAAACCAAAAAAATATGATTTTTTATATGTAATAGATCTTGAAAAATTATCAAAACTTAATTTTTTAAAAAGTAGCATTTCTAAATTAGCAGGTGATAATTATAAAATTACTAAAAGAACATATTTAAACCATGAAATAACTGAGTTATACGACAAAATCGAAAGAGAAACGCTACATATTGCGTTTATTAAAAACCAATTAATAGCCTCTTATACGCATGTATTAATAGAAAACTCTATAAACCAATATCAAAAACCAATAATTGGTAGAGATGTTAATTTTGTGGAAATAACTAAAGAAACTCCTGAAGACGGTTTTTTTAAATTGTTTTTTCAATATAAATACTTAAATAAATACCTTTCTTGTTTTACGAATAAAACAAATGACGAGGTTGTTAAAAATATTCAGAGTTCACTTTTCTATTCAGGTTTTGATGTTTCTTTAATTGAAGGAACAATTATTCAAGCAGATGGTTATAGTAATGTTAAAGAAAATTCTGAAAGTTATCTAACAGCCATTCAAAAATCAGGAAAAGGAAAAAGAACAATTGCAAGTATTGCCCCAAGGAATACGGCACTTTATTTAAGTTTTGCTTTTGACAGTTTTGAACTGTTTCAAGAAAACTTTGAAGATCTTAAAAAAGAGAAACCAGAAGAGTTTGAAATTTATAATAAGCAAATTACAGACATTGAAAGT
This genomic stretch from Tenacibaculum sp. Bg11-29 harbors:
- a CDS encoding imelysin family protein — encoded protein: MKKILLGIIILTAIITCKSEDEEPVMNNAFFETYYSDNILPSIKNLKIALETQQTNITNFQASKSDEDYEKLLSQWLTSAKAYSKYEIYNLGVIKENFYNISIYNYPVNISSIEKNIIDKTVYNESYFSTQSTTVKGLATIEYLLFSNQNSIEAKTLLLNDSYRIAYLAGVNQELIRLSNTIIDTWENGYKDTFIAANGSICTNNAKCLSINQIINVLDVAKVTKIGKTAGFEKSNNTVPTNLQAYRSKNSLLLIQAMLAEVKNLYFNSTTNFATMVNAINTSEEISNEIAIKFSNIEQEITTLNSTLFEAISTNPESVRPIYNNLKDLSILFSVDITSTLSVTVLPTDNDGD
- a CDS encoding di-heme oxidoredictase family protein codes for the protein MKNNIFFITILFILISCSKDDDVYKPVEFEYELGEENLVSELSIEAFNADKAFGRGIPSLSNLQSSFFGIGDAMFNQSWVSSPATTTSRDGLGPIFNARACSACHLNDGRGEPILETGASSKGLLIRLSTGNSVTTGPIGHGTYGGQLQDRSNLGLKKEASIQVVFSYIKGTYADGSTYELRKPNYTIINENYGSLVGVQTSPRIGQQLIGLGFIDALSEASILENADPNDTNNDGISGRANYVWNVKKDKLTIGKFGWKSNQPTLNQQVAGAFNGDMGLTTSIFPDENCPDGVDCSQLFNGNNPGENVEVPDKQFSRIALYMAAISVPKRRNYKEEAVLKGKKHFRDLKCVSCHVDNFTTGANEILSQINNIKISPFSDFLLHDMGDELADNRADFLANGNEWRTQPLWGLGLIEAVNGHTFLLHDGRARNIEEAILWHNGEAESSKESFKQKTKTEREELLQYLNSL
- a CDS encoding imelysin family protein, with translation MKKILGLCLVAIAMTSCSDDNENIKDTPTKAKFIENYANIAAANYDDAYTTAATMKTKIDAFLATPTEETHKAAQNAWLYARDFYGQTEAFRAANGPIDNEDLGSIDGILNTEGRINAWPLDEGFIDYVSDNKGGAVQNGLIGDANFALTEASIIGKNEFNNLADNVATGWHAIEFLLWGQDLNYNPTTHKQDNYAAAGQRGYTDYTTANFAERRKQYLQIVTNLLINDLNDLRNTWAIGGLYRTAFAKLNEATALKNILNGVGFISNGEIALERIIPAVEEGQENEHSCFSDNTNQDMWANVNGINNVIIGSYKRADGTKISGVSLTAITKTLNIEISTNLETKAQTTLNKLDALLALNKTFDEIISQETLTSNGPAIQLSNALKSQGVAIAEVATTLGVSITID
- the guaB gene encoding IMP dehydrogenase → MQAHQSKIIGEGLTYDDVLLIPAYSEILPREVSIQTKFTKNITINVPIISAAMDTVTESAMAIAMAREGGIGVLHKNMTIEQQAQEVRKVKRAESGMIIDPVTLPLTAVVYDAKMLMKEHSIGGIPVVDENGILKGIVTNRDLRFEHKNDRAIVEVMTKENLVTAAVGTSLKSAESILQENKIEKLLIVDDNYKLSGLITFRDITKVTQKPIANKDTYGRLRVAAALGVTADAVVRAEALVKAGVDAVIIDTAHGHTKGVVNVLKEVKAKFPELDVIVGNIATPEAAKYLVEAGADAVKVGIGPGSICTTRVVAGVGFPQFSAVLEVAAAIKGSGVPVIADGGIRYTGDIPKAIAAGADCVMLGSLLAGTKESPGETIIYEGRKFKSYRGMGSVEAMKQGSKDRYFQDVEDDIKKLVPEGIVGRVPYKGELEESIHQFVGGLRAGMGYCGSSDIETLKSTGKFVRITASGINESHPHDVAITKEAPNYSRR
- a CDS encoding acyl-CoA carboxylase subunit beta → MDLNFNKNEDHNKLLASDLRRRFAKVKLGGGQKRIDKHHAKGKLTARERVDYLLDDNAKSIEIGAFAGENMYKEHGGCPSGGVVVKMGYVSGKQCIVVANDATVKAGAWFPITGKKNLRAQEISIENKLPIIYLVDSAGVYLPLQDEIFPDKEHFGRIFRNNAVMSSMGITQISAVMGSCVAGGAYLPIMSDEAMIVDKTASIFLAGSYLVKAAIGESIDNETLGGATTHCEISGVTDYKAKDDKDALDKIKFIVDKIGDYDKAGFSRKEAFPPKENEEDIFGILPKERNAQYDMLEIIHRLVDNSEFEQYKEGYGKTIITGYGRIDGWAVGIVANQRKLVKTKKGEMQFGGVIYNDSADKSTRFIANCNQKKIPLVFLQDVTGFMVGSKSEHGGIIKDGAKMVNAVSNSVVPKFTIIIGNSYGAGNYAMCGKAYDPRLIAAWPSAELAVMSGNSAAKVLLQIETASLKKRGEEITPEKEAELFDKIKSRYDDQISPYYAAARIWTDGIINPLDTRTWISMGIEAANHAPIEKKFNLGIIQV
- a CDS encoding DUF3352 domain-containing protein, which produces MRKKILWTILIAFLGFLAYQTYIFTLAEEDNIKPIYLIPNDAVFILDTERPIDTWDEISASDIWKHLQKNTFFNDISKSLNTLDKVVKEQKSILNFIGERDVLISAHVYKPKKYDFLYVIDLEKLSKLNFLKSSISKLAGDNYKITKRTYLNHEITELYDKIERETLHIAFIKNQLIASYTHVLIENSINQYQKPIIGRDVNFVEITKETPEDGFFKLFFQYKYLNKYLSCFTNKTNDEVVKNIQSSLFYSGFDVSLIEGTIIQADGYSNVKENSESYLTAIQKSGKGKRTIASIAPRNTALYLSFAFDSFELFQENFEDLKKEKPEEFEIYNKQITDIESKLGISVKENVFSWIGDEVALIHFNSSLSRNKKDVAAVFKTTDIDDATENLNFILSKIKEKTPLQFKQITYKEHTINFLDLKGFFKMIVGNMFKKMEKPYFTIIDDFVIFSASPNTLKEIINNKITNYTLASSKEFEEFNYLFDDKSTIFTYINTPYIYTDLVSFVDRKTQLQIKKHKDYIICFSQLGIQLTSEGNIFKSNITTTFNDPVLVKEKINLDRKLKKELTKKMELSTDSVAKIESNFQIKEINPSDLSAPNYKEYYDDGKLKFEVELDDGMLDGNYKMYYPNGNLKLKGSYKNGKKSGTWRAYDEKDSKLLIKKRF